The proteins below are encoded in one region of Paenisporosarcina cavernae:
- a CDS encoding EAL domain-containing protein produces the protein MKSNISKEIQKELLFTWLKRLGEQYETSFVVTDPALPDNPLVFVNDAFIRLSGYRQEELLGRNCRFLQGKETKKETILTIQELLKDEISVHTEILNYRKDGMPFWNELVIQPLRDDFGRLLFYVGLQLDVTHRKQTESLFLVQQEMYEGIERGYTIASLLQRVCNEAETFFQHGTMCSILSLDEQERVHVVAAKSLPTAYNLALENQKIGPKTGSCGTAMYRKEAVIVDDIEQDPLWEDYRELARANGLRACWSTPIITGEGKVLGSFATYFPMTAKPREVDIDFINRLVPLISLAILYSQNKEETLRLAYIDPTTELPNHHFFVNELQDLMNEKEEGFLAIIEPAEFAHIVDVFGRDAGDELMKQLALRVQRKCRRADDFLARFTNTSLILAGLNDFDEIEAYISLVFQTTQDPFMVADSEVFITLKIGVTPFKGNALVKEEIIRLADMALSDSKKKSGNSLSFFALEQDSGTKREMLLTTLLSQAILRNELDVHFQPKVWLETGEIYGFEALCRWKSVELGDVSPATFIPLAEATGKIRSLELHVLDKVIAWLKKRQDNHQKLYQVAINISTDHFYHPQFLSDIMQRMTECAIDPKWIRIEITESIGMVDFDHAIQLISELRKAGFETSIDDFGMGYSSLSYLQQFQVDELKIDRSFVLDSANAGTLAIIRTIVQLAENLQLQSIAEGIETEEQLQTLRSINCKHGQGFYFYKPMPLSEIDALVNKGQQMNSQLSID, from the coding sequence CACTCGTATTTGTCAATGACGCATTTATACGATTATCCGGTTATCGTCAGGAAGAACTTCTCGGCAGGAATTGTCGATTTCTTCAAGGGAAAGAAACGAAAAAAGAAACCATTCTTACGATTCAAGAGCTCCTGAAAGATGAAATTTCGGTCCATACAGAAATTCTGAACTATCGAAAAGATGGCATGCCTTTTTGGAACGAATTAGTCATTCAGCCGCTTCGAGATGATTTTGGACGTTTACTGTTTTATGTAGGCTTGCAATTAGACGTGACGCATCGTAAGCAAACCGAAAGCTTATTTCTAGTGCAGCAAGAGATGTACGAAGGAATTGAACGGGGCTATACGATCGCGAGTTTACTTCAGCGTGTCTGCAATGAAGCAGAAACGTTTTTTCAACATGGCACGATGTGTTCTATCCTGTCGTTAGATGAACAAGAACGAGTACATGTAGTGGCTGCCAAGTCTCTACCCACTGCATATAATCTCGCGTTGGAAAACCAAAAGATAGGTCCTAAAACTGGCTCATGTGGTACAGCGATGTATCGGAAAGAAGCTGTTATCGTAGACGATATCGAACAAGATCCATTGTGGGAAGATTACCGTGAACTCGCAAGGGCAAATGGATTACGGGCATGCTGGAGTACGCCGATTATTACGGGTGAAGGGAAAGTGCTTGGTTCATTTGCGACGTATTTTCCAATGACGGCTAAACCGAGAGAAGTGGATATCGACTTCATTAATCGGCTCGTCCCGCTCATTTCACTGGCGATTCTTTATTCACAAAACAAAGAAGAGACGTTACGTCTCGCTTACATAGACCCTACTACTGAGTTGCCAAATCATCATTTTTTTGTGAATGAATTGCAAGATCTCATGAACGAAAAAGAAGAAGGTTTTCTAGCGATCATTGAACCGGCGGAATTTGCCCATATTGTCGATGTATTTGGTCGCGATGCCGGGGATGAGCTGATGAAACAACTAGCGCTCCGCGTACAACGAAAATGTCGACGAGCGGATGATTTCCTCGCTAGATTTACGAATACATCGCTTATTCTTGCGGGATTGAACGATTTTGACGAAATTGAAGCCTATATATCACTTGTGTTCCAAACCACTCAAGATCCTTTTATGGTTGCGGATAGTGAAGTGTTTATTACGCTCAAAATAGGGGTCACGCCATTCAAAGGAAATGCGCTAGTAAAAGAAGAAATTATTCGATTAGCCGACATGGCATTATCCGACTCCAAGAAAAAATCAGGCAATTCCTTAAGCTTTTTTGCATTGGAACAAGATAGTGGAACGAAACGAGAAATGCTGCTAACAACGCTTCTTTCGCAAGCAATTTTACGAAATGAATTAGATGTTCATTTCCAACCGAAAGTATGGTTAGAAACCGGTGAAATATATGGATTTGAAGCGCTTTGTCGATGGAAATCGGTAGAATTAGGAGATGTTTCACCTGCGACATTCATTCCATTAGCCGAAGCGACTGGGAAGATACGATCGTTAGAGTTGCATGTATTGGACAAAGTAATCGCGTGGTTAAAGAAACGACAAGATAATCATCAAAAATTGTATCAAGTCGCCATTAATATATCGACAGACCATTTTTATCATCCACAATTTTTATCGGATATTATGCAGAGAATGACGGAATGTGCTATTGACCCAAAATGGATTCGCATCGAAATTACCGAAAGTATTGGAATGGTCGATTTTGACCATGCGATTCAATTGATTTCTGAGCTTCGGAAAGCTGGTTTTGAAACATCCATCGACGATTTTGGAATGGGATATTCAAGCCTAAGCTACTTACAGCAATTCCAAGTAGACGAACTGAAAATTGATCGAAGCTTTGTATTAGATAGTGCGAATGCTGGAACACTAGCCATTATACGTACCATCGTCCAACTAGCAGAAAATCTTCAGCTACAATCCATAGCAGAAGGCATTGAAACGGAAGAACAGTTGCAGACGTTACGGTCGATCAATTGCAAGCATGGACAAGGTTTTTATTTTTATAAACCAATGCCACTGTCAGAAATAGATGCTTTAGTAAACAAGGGACAACAGATGAACTCGCAACTTTCAATAGATTGA